One genomic segment of Catalinimonas alkaloidigena includes these proteins:
- a CDS encoding ACP phosphodiesterase, protein MNFLAHFYLSEQDESLIVGNFLGDFVKGNKYENYSPEISRGIQMHREIDSFTDQHPRHLQSKHRLGNKYGHYAGVAIDMFYDHLLAKQWAKYADVPLSEFSEYVYQVLEKHREVLTPSAQKVLTYMSKHDWLLSYQDIEGISRSLTGISQRAQFQSNLENAALDLKKDFVSFEEDFSYFFPDLRKHVEEFLNNR, encoded by the coding sequence ATGAACTTTCTGGCGCACTTCTACCTTTCTGAGCAAGATGAATCATTGATTGTAGGCAATTTCCTGGGAGATTTTGTGAAAGGAAATAAGTATGAGAATTATTCTCCCGAAATCTCCAGGGGGATTCAGATGCATCGTGAAATAGATTCTTTCACAGATCAACATCCCCGCCATTTACAAAGTAAGCACCGCCTGGGCAATAAATATGGCCATTATGCTGGGGTAGCCATTGATATGTTTTATGATCATCTGCTGGCTAAGCAGTGGGCAAAATACGCTGATGTACCTCTGTCAGAATTTAGTGAATATGTATATCAGGTTTTGGAGAAACACCGCGAAGTGCTTACCCCTTCCGCACAGAAGGTACTTACTTATATGTCAAAGCATGACTGGCTTTTGAGTTATCAGGATATAGAAGGCATCAGCAGGTCATTAACAGGGATTAGTCAGAGGGCACAATTTCAATCAAATCTGGAAAACGCAGCCCTTGATTTAAAAAAAGATTTTGTGTCATTTGAAGAAGACTTCTCCTATTTTTTTCCGGATTTGCGTAAACACGTAGAGGAATTTTTAAATAACAGATAA
- a CDS encoding 2-hydroxyacid dehydrogenase: MKVAFFSTKSYDKEFMDKANRQYQHELAYYDTSLETSTAILANDYEAVCVFVNDQVKGETLDKLHQQGIRLIALRCAGFNNVDLIKAEELDIKVVRVPAYSPYAVAEHALAMILTLNRKTHLAYERVRNGNFSLSRLMGFDLHGRTVGVIGTGKIGQIFASNMYGLGCKVLAYDPYPNEQFEKEGKLTYVSLKEILEASDVLSLHCPLTEDSYHLIDEEAINTMKDEVMLINTSRGGLVDTKAIIKALKYGKIGSLGLDVYEQEENLFFQDLSGHIIQDDDIARLMTFPNVLITSHQAFFTEDAMTNIAETTLQNIRDFEEGKPLENEVKLR, from the coding sequence ATGAAAGTAGCCTTTTTTAGTACGAAGTCATACGACAAGGAGTTTATGGATAAGGCCAATCGCCAATACCAGCATGAACTTGCCTATTACGATACCAGCCTGGAAACTTCTACCGCCATTCTGGCCAACGATTATGAGGCGGTCTGTGTATTTGTGAATGATCAGGTGAAGGGAGAAACCTTAGACAAACTTCATCAGCAGGGTATTCGCCTGATTGCATTGCGCTGTGCCGGCTTTAATAATGTTGACCTTATAAAAGCGGAAGAGCTGGATATCAAGGTAGTGCGGGTGCCTGCCTATTCTCCCTATGCTGTGGCAGAACACGCACTTGCGATGATACTTACGCTTAACCGTAAAACGCATCTTGCCTACGAACGTGTTCGTAACGGAAACTTTTCTCTAAGCCGCCTTATGGGCTTTGATCTGCACGGCAGAACAGTAGGGGTAATTGGCACTGGTAAAATAGGACAGATCTTTGCTTCCAACATGTATGGGCTGGGCTGTAAGGTACTGGCTTATGACCCATATCCCAATGAGCAGTTTGAAAAGGAAGGTAAGCTTACATATGTATCCCTGAAGGAAATACTGGAAGCTTCAGATGTTCTTTCCCTTCACTGTCCGCTTACAGAAGATTCCTACCACCTGATAGATGAAGAAGCTATTAACACTATGAAGGATGAGGTGATGTTGATCAACACGAGTAGGGGGGGGCTGGTAGATACCAAAGCCATTATCAAAGCTTTAAAATACGGTAAGATAGGCTCTCTGGGCCTGGATGTTTATGAGCAGGAAGAAAATCTTTTTTTTCAGGATTTATCGGGTCACATCATTCAGGATGATGACATAGCGCGCCTCATGACCTTTCCCAATGTGCTGATTACCTCACACCAGGCCTTCTTTACCGAAGATGCGATGACAAATATCGCTGAAACAACTTTGCAGAATATACGGGATTTTGAAGAGGGCAAGCCACTGGAAAATGAAGTGAAGCTGAGGTAG
- a CDS encoding class I SAM-dependent methyltransferase, whose product MDSPQKDKWSEQDSRKFIDYSDFFVPHRQQQADIICQLLDAVPSLQLVVDLCCGAGFLSKNILEKFPEAEVHGYDLSDEMLSEARSKLKNFSPRFSAYAFNLAETNWRASIGPADAFVSSLAVHHLNAQQKQQLFQDLQERLHPGGALLIADIIRPVTQKGHQVAASLWEQWVRETTEEAGNLEAYQEFVDEKWNYFKHPDADTIDQPSGLSEQLNWLENAGFKDVEVYWMTAGHAIFGGWKVAQS is encoded by the coding sequence ATGGACTCACCTCAAAAAGATAAGTGGTCGGAACAGGACTCCCGGAAGTTTATTGACTACAGCGACTTCTTTGTTCCTCACCGACAGCAGCAGGCTGATATTATCTGTCAGCTGCTGGATGCCGTTCCATCTTTACAGCTGGTGGTAGATCTGTGTTGCGGGGCAGGGTTTTTAAGCAAAAATATCCTTGAAAAATTTCCTGAAGCAGAAGTACATGGCTATGATTTATCCGATGAGATGCTGTCAGAAGCCAGAAGTAAGCTGAAAAATTTCTCTCCACGATTTTCTGCCTACGCATTTAATCTGGCCGAGACCAATTGGAGAGCATCTATAGGGCCGGCAGATGCTTTTGTATCCTCATTGGCAGTACATCATCTTAATGCGCAACAAAAACAGCAACTATTTCAGGATTTACAAGAGCGCTTACATCCGGGAGGGGCTTTACTCATTGCTGACATTATACGACCTGTCACACAGAAAGGCCATCAGGTAGCCGCGTCTCTCTGGGAGCAGTGGGTGAGAGAGACTACTGAAGAAGCAGGAAATTTAGAAGCTTATCAGGAGTTTGTAGATGAAAAATGGAATTACTTCAAGCATCCTGATGCTGACACCATTGATCAGCCCTCTGGCCTTTCAGAGCAGCTAAATTGGCTGGAAAATGCCGGATTTAAAGATGTAGAAGTCTATTGGATGACTGCCGGACATGCTATTTTTGGAGGATGGAAGGTCGCACAATCGTAA
- a CDS encoding DUF4386 domain-containing protein produces MNTITNKEISLGRSALIAGLGLLIMVFAAPVSEFYIFQKLISEDPAETSSNIINHKGLFTTGIFLHLLTLISDVVVAWALYIFLKPVHKSLSLLTAWFRLIYTAMYLIALINLIKVLNYVALNEQANMIMPTQLDQSISLFVSAFRMEWSFALMVFGIYLILLGYLVFKADYVPKIYGILLLLAGLGYFLDTLRAFFLPDLNTSYLMFTFFGELVFMVWLLVKGVKVKEKTEVSTPK; encoded by the coding sequence ATGAATACAATAACTAATAAGGAAATCTCATTAGGCCGTTCAGCTTTGATTGCTGGCCTGGGCTTACTTATAATGGTGTTTGCCGCTCCGGTCTCGGAGTTTTATATCTTCCAAAAGCTCATAAGTGAAGACCCGGCGGAGACAAGTAGTAACATCATTAATCATAAAGGGTTGTTCACAACCGGCATCTTTCTTCACCTATTAACGCTGATCAGTGATGTAGTGGTAGCCTGGGCGCTCTATATTTTTCTCAAGCCTGTACATAAAAGCCTGTCATTGCTTACTGCCTGGTTCAGGTTGATCTATACGGCTATGTACTTAATAGCGCTGATCAATCTGATCAAGGTATTAAATTACGTAGCGCTGAATGAACAGGCAAATATGATCATGCCTACGCAATTAGATCAAAGTATCTCATTGTTTGTCAGTGCATTCAGGATGGAGTGGAGCTTCGCACTGATGGTTTTTGGTATTTACTTGATACTGCTGGGCTATCTGGTGTTTAAGGCAGATTATGTGCCCAAAATTTATGGGATTTTGCTGCTACTTGCGGGTCTAGGTTACTTTCTGGATACTCTCAGGGCATTTTTTCTACCCGACCTCAATACTTCTTATCTGATGTTTACCTTCTTTGGAGAGTTGGTGTTTATGGTCTGGTTGCTGGTTAAAGGCGTGAAAGTTAAAGAAAAGACAGAAGTATCAACGCCTAAGTGA
- a CDS encoding septal ring lytic transglycosylase RlpA family protein yields MFKPIRLFQLFLLFVILACHKKAEHPYNFIQEGIASYYASSLSGNHTASGEVYHPDSLTAAHRYLPLGTEILVINPKNHKQVLLKVNDRGPFHGKRILDISHRAADSLGIINKGVAKVIVKAALRPDVAEKLSLQLNAANSTTP; encoded by the coding sequence ATGTTTAAGCCTATTCGCCTATTTCAATTATTCCTTCTTTTTGTAATCCTTGCCTGTCATAAGAAAGCAGAGCATCCTTATAACTTTATTCAGGAAGGCATAGCCTCTTATTATGCATCTTCTTTGAGCGGAAATCATACAGCCAGTGGTGAAGTCTACCACCCTGACAGCCTTACGGCAGCACACCGCTATTTACCCTTAGGGACAGAGATACTGGTGATCAATCCAAAAAATCACAAGCAGGTCCTGCTGAAAGTAAATGATCGCGGCCCTTTCCACGGAAAGCGTATTCTGGATATCTCGCACCGTGCAGCAGATTCTTTAGGGATAATTAACAAGGGGGTGGCAAAGGTCATCGTCAAAGCTGCCCTAAGACCGGACGTAGCTGAGAAACTTAGTCTTCAACTGAATGCAGCCAATTCCACCACGCCATAA
- a CDS encoding DinB family protein produces MNNPIDQQLREQLVRHLQGGQAFLPVEHLLKEISFDQLGIVPEGIPYSFYQQFYHMRIAQYDILEFSRNPDYVAPDWPDDYWPEQSAPADEQEWKQLVDHYFEERQQLCELVSDPKNDLFAPFPHGSGQTLLREAILVVEHSAYHSGQLLLILRLLGLHE; encoded by the coding sequence ATGAACAACCCAATAGATCAACAATTGCGAGAGCAACTGGTCCGGCATCTGCAAGGTGGACAGGCTTTCCTGCCAGTTGAGCATTTGCTAAAAGAGATCTCATTTGATCAGCTGGGTATCGTACCGGAGGGTATACCTTATTCTTTTTATCAACAGTTCTATCACATGAGGATCGCCCAGTACGACATACTGGAGTTTTCCCGAAATCCAGACTATGTGGCACCTGACTGGCCGGATGACTATTGGCCTGAGCAATCAGCTCCGGCTGATGAGCAGGAATGGAAGCAATTGGTTGACCATTATTTTGAAGAAAGACAGCAGCTTTGTGAACTCGTTTCAGACCCAAAGAATGATCTGTTCGCCCCATTCCCGCATGGCTCAGGACAAACTTTACTGAGAGAAGCCATACTGGTCGTGGAACATTCTGCTTATCATAGCGGACAGCTGCTGCTTATCTTAAGACTTTTGGGATTGCATGAATAA
- a CDS encoding ABC transporter permease, with translation MEKFKLSLEAEILKAKNSLALWLSFLGTTGIIIAFFFILLLGTESFLPSGQEQPWRHFFKIYYEGTAFMLLPLFAIITATLVCYIEHSNNTWKHLLISTVPRYSLYLSKLSLTFLIIITAHLYFIILMLISGGILGFIRPELQLFDAPPDFIFLFKLAIKTLLSVSGMLAIQFWVSMRFKNFIVALGVGVIGFVLSSLLIDSWYYVIFIPYTYPLLYLREAFLEIWLSRVEIFSIAFFLLYTLLGLFDFQKMTIKM, from the coding sequence ATGGAAAAATTTAAGCTAAGCCTGGAAGCAGAAATTCTGAAAGCCAAGAATTCGCTAGCTTTGTGGTTGTCGTTTTTAGGTACTACCGGCATTATCATCGCTTTCTTTTTCATACTGTTATTAGGTACTGAAAGCTTTCTTCCTTCAGGGCAGGAACAACCCTGGCGTCACTTTTTCAAAATATACTATGAAGGTACTGCATTTATGTTACTACCTCTTTTTGCCATTATTACCGCCACACTGGTATGTTACATAGAGCACAGTAACAATACATGGAAGCACTTGCTGATCTCTACCGTTCCCCGTTATTCTCTATACCTGTCAAAGCTTTCACTTACCTTCCTGATAATAATTACAGCCCATCTTTATTTCATCATTTTGATGCTTATCTCGGGAGGGATATTAGGATTTATCCGGCCGGAGCTACAGCTTTTTGACGCTCCTCCTGATTTTATATTTCTGTTCAAGCTAGCCATAAAAACCCTTTTGTCGGTTAGTGGCATGTTAGCTATTCAGTTTTGGGTAAGCATGCGCTTCAAGAACTTTATTGTTGCGCTTGGCGTGGGGGTAATAGGTTTTGTGCTTTCTAGTTTGTTGATTGATAGCTGGTACTATGTGATTTTTATTCCTTATACCTATCCCCTACTATACCTGAGAGAAGCATTTTTAGAGATCTGGCTCAGCAGGGTAGAAATTTTCAGTATTGCCTTTTTCTTGCTTTACACGCTACTGGGACTTTTTGATTTTCAGAAAATGACCATAAAGATGTAA
- a CDS encoding putative quinol monooxygenase, with protein MKKYGLHGNLQAVEGKGDSLADILVQASALVSDAKGCHLYMVSRDAQDKERVWVTEVWDSKEDHDQSLHMEGVQALIAQAMPLLAGQPEKGVVMEVLTGI; from the coding sequence ATGAAAAAATACGGGCTTCACGGTAATTTACAGGCAGTAGAAGGAAAGGGTGATAGCTTGGCTGACATTCTGGTACAAGCTTCAGCTTTGGTTTCAGATGCCAAGGGCTGTCATCTTTATATGGTAAGCAGAGACGCGCAAGATAAAGAGCGTGTGTGGGTTACTGAAGTATGGGATAGTAAAGAAGATCATGATCAATCACTCCATATGGAAGGTGTGCAAGCGTTGATCGCTCAGGCTATGCCCTTGCTGGCTGGCCAACCGGAAAAGGGAGTAGTGATGGAAGTGCTGACAGGTATCTAA